GAATATCCTTGAGCAATCAGAAGGAGCGAGGGATCGTGAGGAGCTGCTCGAGCTATTTCGGACAGACTATGAAGATCTGAGGTTAACAGAGCCTACATTGCCTGCTTTTGAAGACTTGCAGCAAAGAATCCCTCATGCTGTGCGAAGGACTACTGTAAAGGAAGTTAACAGCGTGCGTGGAGGAACAATCGTATGGAGTGATACTCCTTACTGGATACTTGTTGGAGGACAGGCAATGGATCGTGGCTTCACTGTTGAGGGGCTTACGGTGACATATATGCCACGGGGACCAGGCATGAGAAATGCTGATACAATACAGCAAAGAGCCCGATTTTTTGGATATAAGCGTGGATACAGGGGATATTGTCGTATATTTTTAGAGCAGTATATAAGAGATGCTTTTAACGAATATGTTGAGCATGAAGAAGATGTTAGATCACAGCTAGTAGAGCATAGTAGATCTGGAAGATCTTTACGTGAATGGAGAAGGCAGTTTTTCTTGAGAAGAGGCACGAGACCAACGAGAAACAGCGTTATTGATATACCTTATCAGAGCCGGAGCTTTGTAAACAGATGGGTCTTTCCAGAAGGGGCTCACAATATCGAGGAGATACTGCAAGAAAACAGGGAGACTTTTGAAAGATTTTTAGAGAGCTTAAGCCTTGTAGAGCATGAGGGTCTTGATACACGCCAAGGATCTAACAAAAACCTTATCGATAGAGGCTTAAGCTTACGAATAGTACATGAAGAGCTTTTGACTAGATTCAGAATACGGACTCTTGAAGACTCCCAGGACATCTCAAAGCTTTTAAGAGTTATACAGTTTCATCTTGATAGTCAGCCAAACGAAGGCTGCACAATTTTTCTAATGGGAGGAGGAGAAGCTTTCAGGCGTAGCTATGAGAATGATAGAATAGTGCAGGTATTTCAGGGCAGGCAATATGCCTCAGGAGACCTCACATATCCGGGAGACAGGGATATAAAAGATAGTGATAGGATAACTGTGCAATTAAGATACCTTAGACTACAAAACAGAGGTGGTCCGGTGCTTGCTGAAAGAGTTCCACATATTGCAGTGTGGGTTACGGCGGAAATTGGTCGAGACTTTCTTGATCAGCCACAAGGGAACTAGAATATGAGCTTAAATGAGCTTAGCCCAATTGAGATCTTTGAGGCACTGAATGCCCCTCATGAGATAGAAGGGAAGGGAGAGCATTTCATAGCTATGCCTATACCTAGTAGGCTAGGGGTTTTTATCGCTAAAGATGCAAAAAGAAACCCTGCTTTATTGCTGTCGGTATCAGACAAAGAAAATCTTCGACCTCTACCCATAACACTTGAGCACATAGTGGCAGATCATGGCGTTGAGTGTAAAATACAGGAACCGGATGAAACAACCCATCAAGGAGTATTTTCGATAATTCGCTGTGTCAATGCAGAAAGAATGCTGAAGGAATATTTTCTACGGGTGCTTATGCCAATTATACAAGAAATGAACACAAAGCTAACATATCAAGATATATCTTGTGCTGTAAAAACATTAATGGAGCTTTTCAGGCTAATTAATACGCCCGGGAGAAAAACAATACAAGGACTGTGGGCAGAGCTTTATTTGATTTTAAAAGCATCAAATCCCGATTTTTTGGCCCAGGCATGGCATAGCACAGCAGGAGACAGGTACGATTTCAATGCTGGAAGCGAGAGAATAGAAGTAAAAAGCACAACAAGGTCTTTAAGAATACACAGCTTTTCGTTTGAGCAGCTCAATCCGCCTGATAAGACAAAGGTATTAATTGCATCCATGTGTGTTGAAGAGGCGGGAATAGGAATGAGCGTGTTCGATATTGTGGATGAGATTCGAGCAAAACTGGGAAATAATATAAGGCTCGCCGGCAGGATTGATGAGGTAGTTGCCTCAACGCTTGGCAATGCATGGCGGCAAGCAGGGGACGTAAAATTCGATTTAGAAGTGGCGGAGTCTTCTTTAAGGTTCTTTGACTCAATGGCAGTGCCTGCAATCAGAGGAAATTTGCCAGAGGGAGTCAGCAATCTCAGATTTAAGGCGGATCTCAGTCATACAGAGTCAATAGAGCTTAGAGGCTTGGAGGGAAAAGGAGAGCTGTTTAGAGCATTAAGAGAAGACGCTTAGAGCGAGGAATCATTAAAACCCGGGAGAAAGTATTGGAAAGGAAGACGCCGAGCTTTAAAGAGCTTTCGCCATCAAGCGAGGCGAGCTCAAGAGCTAAAAAGAAGAATAGGCACGTTGATACAGGGCCGGAGATAATTTTGCGGAGGGAGCTTTGGAAGCTGGGCCTTCGTTATCGAAAAAATGTAAAAGAGGTAGTAGGGAAGCCTGATATCGCCTTCATGAGGGAAAAAGTAGCGGTCTTTTGTGATGGTGATTTCTGGCACGGGAGAGATTGGCCGGAATTAAGAGAAAAGCTGCTAAGACGAGCTAATGCAGATTATTGGATCAGGAAGATTTTCTGTAATATTGAAAGGGATTTGGAGCATAACAAGATTCTTCGGGAAGCCGGCTGGAGCATCATAAGAATATGGGAGTCCGATATTAAGCGGGATCCTGGAACGGCGGCGAGATGCGTTAGAGATGTTTTGCAGGGATCAAAACAAGCGAAATAACGAAGTGCTTGATATGTGTGATGAGTAAAAGACTAAGAATACAGACGACCGAAACGGAGGAATATATGCCTAAGCTTAACGTGATAAGTCTTTTTACGGGAGCAGGTGGACTTGACTACGGCTTCGAGGCTGCTGGATTTACAACAAGAGTCGCTATAGAGATGGATAGTGACTGTTGTGAGACAATTAAGAAAAATAGAGATTGGCCCGTTATCTGTCAGGATATAAACGATGTCTCAAGTGAACAGATATTGAAGACGGCCGGGATCAAAAAGGGGAAAGTTGATGTACTGATAGGAGGGCCACCATGCCAGCCGTTTTCAAAATCTGGATACTGGGTCAACGGAGACACGCTGAGACTTAACGATAAAAGAGCTAATACGCTTTATGCATATATGCGGTGCGTGTCTGATTTGCTGCCCAAGGTGTTCTTCTTGGAAAATGTCCACGGGATTAACTTTTCTGGAAAAGAAGAGGGCTTTCTTTTGCTCGAGAGGCTGACAAAGGAGATTAATCGTCAGACCGGGATGAGATACAAATTATCATGGCGTGTGCTTGACTCGTCAGATTATGGCGTGCCCCAGGCAAGAACGAGATTTTTCCTTATCGGGCACAGGGAAGGGGAGCGCTTCCAATTTCCAGAGCCGACTCATGGGGATCTGATAGAAAGGAATACGATGCAATTGAGTCTCCTCGGCCACGAGATATTACCCAAAATTACCGCCTGGGATGCAATAGGAGATATTAAGCCTACAGAGGCAGAGAGCTTGAAAGTCAGGGGACGGTGGGCAACCCTTCTACCCTCGATACCGGAGGGAGAGAACTATCTTTGGCATACAAATCGCAAAGGAGGGCTGCCCCTGTTCGGATGGCGTGCCAAGTATTGGAGCTTCCTTCTAAAACTGGCTAAAAATAAGCCATCCTGGACGATACAGGCACAGCCTGGGCCAGCGATAGGACCTTTTCACTGGAAGAACAGACTCTTGAGCGTGAGGGAGATGGCACGAATTCAAACTTTCCCTGATAATATTAATTTCGTCGGGATTCGCCTGTCCATCCAGAGGCAGATCGGCAATGCGGTACCTTCACTCATTGCCGAGATTTTGGCCCGAGAGATTGGAGAGCAGTTTTTCGGGATGTCAAAGAGTGAGAGCCCGACTCTTAAAATAACCTATAAGAGGCCTATACCACCACCTGAGCCTGTAGAATTGGTGCCAGAAGAGTATCATTATCTACAGGGCGATCACCCGGATCACCCAGGCGAAGGAAATGGAAATAGGGTGAAAAAAGCGAAGAGAGAAGATGAAAAGAATCTGGTACGTGAGCCCGAGCTCAGTTATGCATAGCAAAGCAACAATGAGCTGAAGGAAGTGCAACGAGGCTTCACAAAGAGTCTATAATCTCTTGCAATTCTTCAGGGTCTATGTCAAGAAGCCTTCTGAGACCATTGTTTCTCCAGAGAAAAGCAGCAAAGCTTGGCTTTAGAAAGACGCCGACTTTTACTATTGCATCAAAATGGCTTCCGAGCTTTATTCCTTTCTCGTCGTTTTTTAAAAGCAGATCAAGCACGCCCTGGCCGAGCTCGAGAGAGGGCCACTTTGATTCGTCAATAGTGTTAAAATCGAGCAGCGCGTCCTCATAAATATAGTAAAGACTGGCGTAAGCGTTATCAATGGCCGTATAAAGCTCTTCGATTTTTGAGTGCCTAAGGGAGATATCATCTTTTCCGCGCTTTCGAATCACTTCGAGGGGTGGAAGGAAGTCAATGTGACCGACGAGGTGCTCGAGCTTCAACAAAAAAGCGATGTCAGACTTGGAAAAGCATTGGAAAGGAACAAGACGGGAGCCGGCCCAGAAGAACAATTGAAGCTCTGCGGAGTGAAAGGAGCCAGAGCTGCTGATTATATTTGAGAGAGAAAGAAAAGACTGGGAGTCACTGGACTTATAGCCATTGAGCTGGCTGTTATGAACGGCAAGCTTTAAGAAAGAATGACCCAGATCTTTTGTAAAGCCCTCAGTCGCCCCTTGCTCGCGGACAAAAGATCTTATGGGGCCCTCGATGAGTGATATGATATTTGCATGGCCCATTAGTTAAGCACCTGCTATTCTTGAGAGCCCGTAGCATCGATCCAAGATTGTACACCTTCTTGTGAGACTT
The Thermodesulfobacteriota bacterium DNA segment above includes these coding regions:
- a CDS encoding Z1 domain-containing protein; translation: MTIDVGDINGRGETFIEVTGQPCTGPGRWSPRLGSEANALELPSDSRDTILREAARILGRCVPPYESEGNLTGLIVGYVQSGKTMSFTTVAAMARDNGYQMVIVVAGTSIQLLEQSRDRLINDLRINSRTERRLWRHIPDPNVQNNSHQIIRNEIAEWRDQSVPAGERRTVLITVMKHHQHLQNLIDVLQSIDLNGVPTLIIDDEGDQAGLNTRINQEDQSTTYRRLITLKDHIPHHSFLQYTATPQAPLLINIVDVLSPNFAETVTPGEDYTGGREFFTGREELVRIIPQEEIPTGDNQVVGPPQSLLRAMRIFFIGAAAHLFTGDRIPNRSMMVHPSRLTNQHGQYYRWVENARRTWQNILEQSEGARDREELLELFRTDYEDLRLTEPTLPAFEDLQQRIPHAVRRTTVKEVNSVRGGTIVWSDTPYWILVGGQAMDRGFTVEGLTVTYMPRGPGMRNADTIQQRARFFGYKRGYRGYCRIFLEQYIRDAFNEYVEHEEDVRSQLVEHSRSGRSLREWRRQFFLRRGTRPTRNSVIDIPYQSRSFVNRWVFPEGAHNIEEILQENRETFERFLESLSLVEHEGLDTRQGSNKNLIDRGLSLRIVHEELLTRFRIRTLEDSQDISKLLRVIQFHLDSQPNEGCTIFLMGGGEAFRRSYENDRIVQVFQGRQYASGDLTYPGDRDIKDSDRITVQLRYLRLQNRGGPVLAERVPHIAVWVTAEIGRDFLDQPQGN
- a CDS encoding PD-(D/E)XK motif protein, whose amino-acid sequence is MSLNELSPIEIFEALNAPHEIEGKGEHFIAMPIPSRLGVFIAKDAKRNPALLLSVSDKENLRPLPITLEHIVADHGVECKIQEPDETTHQGVFSIIRCVNAERMLKEYFLRVLMPIIQEMNTKLTYQDISCAVKTLMELFRLINTPGRKTIQGLWAELYLILKASNPDFLAQAWHSTAGDRYDFNAGSERIEVKSTTRSLRIHSFSFEQLNPPDKTKVLIASMCVEEAGIGMSVFDIVDEIRAKLGNNIRLAGRIDEVVASTLGNAWRQAGDVKFDLEVAESSLRFFDSMAVPAIRGNLPEGVSNLRFKADLSHTESIELRGLEGKGELFRALREDA
- a CDS encoding very short patch repair endonuclease, producing MERKTPSFKELSPSSEASSRAKKKNRHVDTGPEIILRRELWKLGLRYRKNVKEVVGKPDIAFMREKVAVFCDGDFWHGRDWPELREKLLRRANADYWIRKIFCNIERDLEHNKILREAGWSIIRIWESDIKRDPGTAARCVRDVLQGSKQAK
- a CDS encoding DNA cytosine methyltransferase, whose protein sequence is MPKLNVISLFTGAGGLDYGFEAAGFTTRVAIEMDSDCCETIKKNRDWPVICQDINDVSSEQILKTAGIKKGKVDVLIGGPPCQPFSKSGYWVNGDTLRLNDKRANTLYAYMRCVSDLLPKVFFLENVHGINFSGKEEGFLLLERLTKEINRQTGMRYKLSWRVLDSSDYGVPQARTRFFLIGHREGERFQFPEPTHGDLIERNTMQLSLLGHEILPKITAWDAIGDIKPTEAESLKVRGRWATLLPSIPEGENYLWHTNRKGGLPLFGWRAKYWSFLLKLAKNKPSWTIQAQPGPAIGPFHWKNRLLSVREMARIQTFPDNINFVGIRLSIQRQIGNAVPSLIAEILAREIGEQFFGMSKSESPTLKITYKRPIPPPEPVELVPEEYHYLQGDHPDHPGEGNGNRVKKAKREDEKNLVREPELSYA